The following are encoded in a window of Prochlorococcus marinus CUG1417 genomic DNA:
- a CDS encoding DUF3177 family protein — MNVLNQLSVWLSFQLSIIFFIGIPIILFLWSTIRRNKAVNKLLSIYWKVSLLFFISLFLLIGKYNYALLVTNISLLLMTISVWFWNDINDELKEYNLSYSLTTTTKVWRWSITFISLNFLIQSLQNLACFSFINLGACEMWLEPSSNFYIIIKNLFNFLFGAEFTQPIAKFLGLFSLLIYTLGLVQWSMIKLPRHGRNSCFSENGRN; from the coding sequence TTGAACGTTCTTAATCAACTTTCAGTTTGGCTCTCTTTTCAACTTTCAATAATTTTCTTTATTGGGATTCCTATTATATTATTTTTATGGTCAACTATAAGGAGAAACAAAGCTGTTAATAAGCTCCTATCGATATATTGGAAAGTATCCCTTTTATTTTTTATAAGCCTTTTCCTGTTAATAGGAAAATATAATTATGCACTGTTAGTTACAAATATTTCATTATTATTAATGACAATATCAGTTTGGTTTTGGAACGATATTAATGATGAATTAAAAGAATATAATTTGTCCTACTCTCTAACCACGACTACAAAAGTGTGGAGATGGTCGATAACTTTTATATCTCTCAATTTCTTAATTCAAAGTTTACAAAACTTAGCCTGCTTTTCTTTTATTAATTTGGGTGCATGTGAAATGTGGCTTGAGCCCTCTTCAAATTTTTATATAATTATCAAAAATTTATTTAATTTTTTGTTCGGAGCTGAATTTACTCAGCCGATAGCAAAATTCTTAGGATTATTTTCATTATTAATCTATACTTTGGGCTTGGTTCAGTGGTCAATGATTAAACTACCCAGACATGGAAGAAACTCTTGCTTTTCCGAAAATGGCAGAAATTAA
- a CDS encoding DUF3146 family protein, translating into MPFKPETIANLIIKEYCFSKKQIKGVVEASQFKWDFTWSFNKGKLLVNPPLGRALIENALLRFLLKKDYELEAGNEYKFTISAKF; encoded by the coding sequence ATGCCTTTCAAACCAGAAACAATAGCTAATTTGATTATTAAAGAATATTGCTTCTCAAAAAAGCAAATTAAGGGAGTAGTAGAAGCTAGTCAATTTAAATGGGATTTTACATGGTCTTTTAATAAAGGTAAATTATTAGTGAATCCTCCACTTGGAAGAGCCTTAATTGAGAATGCATTATTGAGATTTTTATTGAAAAAAGATTATGAACTAGAAGCAGGAAATGAATATAAATTTACTATTTCAGCCAAGTTTTAA
- the trmB gene encoding tRNA (guanosine(46)-N7)-methyltransferase TrmB: MRQHVNPLSKYFDQIERIPSLNEMFDNSKLNLHIDIGCASGEFLFDLALDNTNWNYIGIEIRERLIKTAKSKLREKEIKNLYFVFGNAHNILNDNHSKFIIKNLKSISFNFPDPWFKKRHYKRRVIQPEFINILSNLMKEGSLVYIKTDVKNLFEYMDCTISSDCNFKKIDKKYFNDSASFNPNKVQTNREKYALANELKIFENIYVKT, encoded by the coding sequence ATGAGACAGCATGTTAATCCTCTAAGTAAATATTTCGATCAAATTGAGAGAATTCCATCTTTGAATGAAATGTTTGATAATTCTAAATTAAATCTTCATATTGATATCGGTTGTGCTTCCGGTGAGTTTTTATTCGATTTAGCTTTAGATAATACTAATTGGAATTATATAGGGATTGAAATTCGTGAGAGATTGATCAAAACAGCTAAATCAAAATTGCGAGAGAAAGAAATTAAAAATTTGTATTTTGTATTTGGAAATGCACATAACATATTAAATGATAATCATAGTAAATTCATAATTAAAAATCTGAAAAGTATTTCCTTCAATTTTCCTGATCCATGGTTTAAAAAGAGACATTATAAAAGGCGTGTAATACAGCCAGAGTTTATTAATATTCTCTCAAATTTAATGAAAGAAGGATCCCTTGTTTATATTAAAACTGACGTAAAAAATTTATTCGAATATATGGATTGCACGATATCAAGTGACTGTAATTTTAAAAAAATAGACAAAAAGTATTTCAATGATTCCGCAAGTTTTAACCCAAATAAAGTTCAAACTAATAGGGAAAAATATGCTCTTGCAAATGAACTTAAAATTTTTGAAAATATTTATGTAAAAACCTGA
- the ntcA gene encoding global nitrogen regulator NtcA, whose protein sequence is MIPSSRGLSRLSSHQSGQSKSNYVGERFPINKTLMEVIKGLEGASTEMVERSKTIFFPGDPAERVYLIRRGAVRLSRVYESGEEITVSLLRENSLFGVLSLLTGHRSDRFYHAIAFTRVEMITAPANSVLRAIEEDASVGLLLLQGLSSRILQTETMIETLTHRDMSSRLVSFLMVLCRDFGVASEKGITIDLRLSHQAIAEAIGSTRVTITRLLGDLKDSGLLVIERKKITVFDPIALAKRFN, encoded by the coding sequence ATGATACCTTCTTCTCGAGGATTAAGCCGCTTGAGTTCGCATCAATCCGGACAAAGTAAAAGTAACTATGTTGGTGAACGTTTTCCAATCAATAAAACTTTAATGGAAGTAATTAAAGGTCTTGAGGGTGCAAGTACAGAAATGGTTGAGAGATCTAAAACAATATTTTTCCCTGGTGATCCTGCTGAGAGAGTTTATCTTATAAGAAGAGGAGCAGTAAGGTTGTCAAGAGTTTACGAGTCAGGTGAAGAGATAACTGTTTCTTTGTTAAGAGAAAATAGTCTCTTTGGTGTTTTATCTCTTCTGACAGGACATAGATCTGATCGTTTTTATCATGCAATAGCATTCACAAGAGTAGAAATGATAACAGCACCTGCAAATTCTGTTTTAAGAGCAATAGAGGAAGATGCATCAGTAGGTTTATTATTGTTACAGGGCCTTTCAAGTAGAATCCTGCAAACAGAAACAATGATTGAAACTCTTACTCATAGAGATATGTCTTCTCGATTAGTAAGTTTTTTAATGGTTCTTTGTAGAGACTTTGGAGTAGCAAGTGAAAAAGGTATTACAATTGATTTAAGACTTTCACATCAAGCCATTGCTGAAGCTATTGGTTCAACGAGAGTAACAATTACAAGATTACTAGGAGATTTGAAGGATTCGGGCCTTTTAGTTATTGAAAGAAAAAAGATTACAGTTTTTGACCCTATAGCTCTTGCGAAAAGATTTAATTGA
- the glmM gene encoding phosphoglucosamine mutase: MQSIFGTDGIRGKYNKEVTYSLAYKVGYALGLTLENKNPILIGKDTRVSGDILLQAITSGINASGKKFINLGICPTPAIPFLIRHRQLSSGIMISASHNPPEYNGIKIFDHNGQKITANLENKIQKIIEDINTNNFIDTKIISLKENKELMDIYIQSLIQTMEAENLSGMKIVLDTCYGSATTCAKKIFQNLGADVKVINNSKNGLKINMNCGSTYLEPLKKAINENAADMGFSFDGDADRVIGIDSKGNVLDGDHILFLWGRELMEQKILTNNLLISTQMANLGFEKAWNKIGGILYRSDVGDKFVYEAIQEKKAILGGEQSGHILSKINNFCGDGILTALQISKFCKKKNITLNSWLKSSFKPYPQKLTNINLDTNINKIKQKTRSLIGEAIKNIKVNYSDSSRIYIRPSGTEPLIRVLVETENEKQVHSLSREITNKLSLEINKILD, encoded by the coding sequence ATGCAATCAATCTTTGGAACTGATGGAATAAGAGGAAAATACAATAAAGAAGTAACTTATTCTTTAGCTTATAAAGTTGGTTACGCTTTAGGTTTGACTTTGGAAAATAAAAATCCAATATTGATTGGAAAAGATACTAGAGTTAGCGGAGATATTCTGCTTCAGGCAATCACATCAGGTATAAATGCAAGTGGTAAAAAATTTATAAATCTTGGAATCTGCCCTACTCCAGCTATTCCTTTTTTAATTAGACATAGACAACTAAGTAGTGGAATAATGATATCTGCTAGTCATAATCCTCCAGAATATAATGGCATAAAAATATTTGATCATAATGGACAAAAAATTACTGCGAATCTTGAAAATAAAATCCAAAAAATAATTGAAGATATAAATACAAATAATTTCATTGATACAAAAATAATTTCTTTAAAAGAAAATAAAGAGCTTATGGATATTTATATCCAAAGCCTTATCCAAACAATGGAGGCAGAGAATTTAAGCGGTATGAAAATAGTATTAGATACATGTTATGGATCTGCGACGACCTGTGCAAAAAAAATTTTTCAGAATCTGGGCGCCGATGTAAAAGTTATAAACAACTCAAAAAATGGTTTGAAAATTAATATGAATTGTGGTTCTACTTACCTTGAACCACTAAAAAAAGCTATAAACGAGAATGCTGCTGATATGGGATTTAGCTTCGATGGTGATGCCGATAGAGTAATTGGTATTGATTCTAAAGGGAATGTATTAGATGGAGATCATATCCTTTTTCTTTGGGGTAGAGAACTTATGGAACAAAAAATTCTCACAAATAATTTACTAATATCAACTCAAATGGCAAATTTAGGTTTTGAAAAGGCATGGAATAAAATTGGTGGAATTTTATATAGATCTGATGTTGGAGATAAATTCGTTTATGAGGCAATTCAGGAAAAAAAAGCAATTTTAGGAGGTGAACAATCAGGTCACATACTCTCAAAAATTAATAACTTTTGTGGAGATGGAATATTGACTGCACTTCAAATTTCTAAATTCTGTAAGAAGAAAAATATTACTTTAAATTCTTGGCTCAAAAGTAGTTTCAAACCTTACCCTCAGAAACTAACCAATATTAATTTAGATACTAATATAAATAAAATAAAGCAAAAAACTAGAAGCTTAATTGGTGAAGCCATAAAAAATATTAAGGTTAATTATTCCGACAGTTCTAGAATTTATATAAGACCTAGCGGGACAGAACCCCTAATCCGAGTACTTGTAGAGACTGAAAATGAGAAGCAGGTTCATTCTTTATCGAGAGAAATAACAAACAAACTCAGTTTGGAAATTAATAAAATACTTGATTAA
- a CDS encoding thioredoxin domain-containing protein gives MQSESREQLFNKNLKIIVVLLIAVVISCLILFKNLFFQSTFLLKSFGELSVDPEIAFANNKPTFLEFYAEWCEVCKEMAPKVSSLKEEYEKDINFVFLNVDNQKWNSYIRKFDVNGIPQVNLFDKKGNLISTFIGKQEELIIKDSIDQLLRESISHEEVLNAEFSVIKEKNKNMISPRSHG, from the coding sequence ATGCAATCTGAGAGTAGAGAACAACTTTTCAATAAAAACCTGAAAATAATTGTTGTTCTGTTGATTGCTGTTGTGATTAGTTGTTTGATTTTATTTAAAAATCTTTTTTTTCAATCAACTTTTCTTCTTAAGAGTTTTGGAGAATTATCTGTTGATCCTGAAATCGCTTTTGCAAATAATAAGCCAACTTTCCTTGAATTTTATGCTGAGTGGTGCGAAGTTTGCAAAGAGATGGCTCCTAAAGTATCTTCTTTAAAAGAGGAATATGAAAAAGATATTAATTTTGTTTTTTTAAATGTTGATAATCAAAAATGGAATAGTTACATCCGAAAATTTGATGTAAATGGTATTCCTCAAGTTAATCTGTTCGATAAAAAAGGTAATTTAATATCTACTTTTATTGGTAAACAAGAAGAATTAATAATAAAAGATTCTATTGATCAACTATTGAGAGAATCAATATCTCATGAAGAAGTTCTTAATGCTGAATTTTCAGTAATCAAAGAAAAAAACAAAAATATGATTTCTCCTCGTAGTCATGGATAA
- the ileS gene encoding isoleucine--tRNA ligase yields the protein MKSQNSKEQKSDFSYKETLNLLKTEFSMRANSVVREPEIQNFWAENNIDFQLGSSNSGEIFTLHDGPPYANGALHMGHALNKVLKDIINKYKTLRGFRVHYVPGWDCHGLPIELKVLQNLKSDERKNLDTLNLRKKATDYAHIQINNQMEGFKRWGIWGDWDNPYLTLRKSYESAQIGVFGKMFLNGYIYRGLKPVHWSPSSRTALAEAELEYPDEHYSKSIYVSFKITKVSEEILLNCIEENLNIKKDFFQKNAFITIWTTTPWTIPANEAVAVNPKIKYVFAIDEEKRIFLFAKDLSSEISKKFNKDFKVLLELKGSQLENIEYQHPTKNKVCRIVIGGDYITTESGTGIVHTAPGHGIDDFNVGQKYDLPITCVVDEKGNLNEYSGQFKGSNVLKDANDLIIEYLKGNNLLLLQENYKHRYPYDWRTKKPTIFRATEQWFASVNGFRSSALKAIEDVEWMPATGKKRIYSMVVGRGDWCISRQRSWGVPIPVFYKKNGNDILLNSEIINHIQELFSEHGADIWWDWDVKNLLPENYVKESDLWKKGTDTMDVWFDSGSSWAAVCELRSELKYPADLYLEGSDQHRGWFQSSLLTSVAVNNKPPYKKVLTHGFALDENGRKMSKSLGNVVDPNIIINGGNNKKTEPAYGADVLRLWVSSVDYSVDVPIGSNILKQLSDVYRKVRNTARYLLGNIHDYDPKIDSFEIDQLPILDQWMLGRLVEVTDQISNAYENYEFSKFFQILQSFCVVDLSNFYLDIAKDRLYVSSKSQFRRRSCQFVMSKVVENLAVLISPVLCHMAEDIWQNIPYSTKEKSVFQRGWPIFSQSWKNQILNEHIANLRNLRVEINKAIEGCRTKQIIGSALETEVNYLPEDKVVKNSLSFLKEFGNQDVDLFRDWLIVSNFQVVSDLVENSLIIDNNVLGKIQIIKAHGQKCDRCWHYQKETFNGIQNTKLCKRCSNIINLEST from the coding sequence ATGAAATCTCAAAATAGCAAAGAACAAAAATCAGACTTTTCTTATAAAGAAACTTTAAATTTACTTAAAACTGAATTCTCAATGCGTGCTAACTCAGTTGTAAGAGAACCTGAGATTCAAAATTTTTGGGCTGAAAATAATATTGATTTCCAATTAGGTTCAAGTAATTCTGGCGAAATATTTACATTACATGATGGCCCTCCTTATGCAAATGGAGCTCTTCATATGGGTCATGCCCTTAATAAAGTTTTAAAAGACATAATAAATAAGTACAAAACCTTGAGAGGATTTAGGGTTCACTATGTTCCTGGTTGGGACTGTCATGGATTACCTATTGAATTAAAAGTTCTTCAGAATTTAAAATCTGATGAAAGAAAGAATCTTGACACTCTAAACCTGAGAAAAAAAGCAACAGATTATGCCCATATCCAAATTAATAATCAAATGGAGGGTTTCAAAAGGTGGGGCATATGGGGAGATTGGGATAACCCTTACTTAACTCTAAGAAAAAGTTATGAATCTGCTCAGATTGGAGTATTTGGGAAAATGTTTTTAAATGGCTACATATATCGAGGTCTGAAACCTGTGCATTGGAGTCCAAGTTCGAGGACTGCACTTGCAGAAGCAGAATTAGAATACCCTGATGAACATTATTCAAAAAGTATTTATGTTTCTTTTAAGATCACTAAAGTATCTGAGGAAATACTATTAAATTGCATCGAAGAAAATCTTAATATCAAAAAAGATTTTTTTCAGAAAAATGCTTTCATAACTATTTGGACCACTACTCCTTGGACTATACCTGCAAATGAAGCAGTTGCAGTTAATCCAAAAATAAAGTACGTTTTTGCCATTGATGAAGAGAAACGAATTTTCCTTTTTGCAAAAGATTTATCTTCTGAAATAAGTAAGAAATTTAATAAAGATTTCAAAGTGCTTTTAGAGCTTAAAGGCTCTCAATTGGAAAATATTGAATATCAACATCCTACTAAAAATAAAGTTTGTAGGATTGTTATTGGAGGCGATTATATTACTACAGAATCAGGTACTGGGATTGTTCATACTGCGCCAGGTCATGGGATAGATGATTTTAATGTAGGTCAAAAATATGATTTACCAATAACATGTGTTGTTGATGAAAAAGGTAACTTAAATGAATATTCTGGTCAATTCAAAGGATCAAATGTCCTGAAAGATGCAAATGATTTAATTATTGAATATTTAAAGGGAAATAATTTGCTTCTATTACAAGAAAACTACAAGCATAGATATCCTTATGATTGGAGAACCAAAAAACCAACTATTTTTAGGGCAACAGAACAATGGTTTGCATCTGTAAATGGCTTTAGATCATCTGCTTTAAAGGCAATCGAAGATGTTGAATGGATGCCAGCAACTGGAAAGAAAAGAATTTATTCTATGGTTGTTGGTAGAGGTGATTGGTGTATTTCCAGACAAAGGTCATGGGGAGTCCCAATTCCAGTTTTTTACAAAAAAAATGGAAATGACATTCTCCTTAACAGCGAGATAATTAACCATATTCAAGAACTTTTTAGTGAACATGGGGCAGATATTTGGTGGGATTGGGATGTTAAGAATCTATTGCCAGAAAATTATGTAAAAGAATCGGATCTATGGAAAAAAGGAACAGATACAATGGATGTTTGGTTCGATTCGGGATCCAGCTGGGCTGCTGTATGTGAACTAAGAAGTGAATTAAAGTATCCAGCCGATCTTTATTTAGAGGGCTCAGATCAACATCGAGGATGGTTCCAGTCTTCTTTGCTAACATCTGTCGCAGTCAATAATAAACCCCCATATAAGAAAGTTTTAACTCACGGTTTTGCACTTGATGAAAATGGAAGAAAAATGAGCAAATCTTTAGGCAATGTTGTTGATCCAAATATAATTATTAATGGGGGTAATAATAAAAAAACTGAACCTGCTTATGGCGCTGATGTTTTAAGGCTATGGGTAAGCTCTGTAGATTATTCAGTAGATGTTCCAATTGGTTCGAATATACTAAAGCAACTTTCAGACGTTTACAGAAAAGTTCGTAATACTGCAAGATATCTTCTTGGTAATATTCATGATTATGATCCAAAAATTGATAGTTTTGAAATTGATCAATTACCTATCTTGGATCAATGGATGTTAGGCAGATTAGTTGAGGTTACAGATCAAATATCAAATGCTTATGAAAATTATGAATTTTCAAAATTTTTCCAAATCTTACAAAGTTTTTGCGTTGTAGATCTATCTAATTTTTATTTGGATATTGCAAAGGATAGGTTATATGTAAGTTCTAAATCACAATTTAGGAGAAGATCATGTCAGTTTGTTATGTCAAAAGTTGTTGAAAATTTAGCCGTACTTATTTCTCCAGTACTTTGTCATATGGCTGAAGATATTTGGCAAAATATTCCATATTCAACTAAAGAAAAATCTGTATTTCAAAGAGGATGGCCAATATTTTCGCAGTCATGGAAAAATCAAATTCTTAATGAGCACATTGCAAATTTAAGAAATCTGAGAGTTGAAATTAACAAGGCTATAGAAGGATGCAGGACTAAACAAATAATTGGATCTGCTTTAGAAACTGAAGTTAATTATTTGCCTGAAGATAAAGTTGTAAAAAATTCACTGAGTTTTTTAAAAGAATTTGGCAATCAAGATGTAGATTTGTTTAGGGATTGGCTGATAGTGTCAAACTTCCAGGTGGTATCTGATTTGGTGGAAAATTCTCTGATTATCGATAACAATGTACTTGGGAAAATTCAAATAATAAAAGCTCATGGTCAAAAATGTGATAGATGTTGGCATTATCAAAAAGAAACTTTTAATGGAATCCAAAATACAAAATTATGCAAAAGATGTTCAAATATTATTAATCTTGAATCTACTTAA
- a CDS encoding cob(I)yrinic acid a,c-diamide adenosyltransferase codes for MVISSSNNYSKINPDALKISSATKINLKRFKQNGQIQIYQSSYRGSYSSIIRDCLRNAALGKKVLLVQFMKGGVKQGVANQLKLCGNLTWVRSSHSYDQYHSEEIENNKNLEKSIHESTYELWNLCKKELLSGENDQIILDEIFLAIEMKIIDKDDLISTLENRNITGDVILTGTDIPKELLLMANQITQLRS; via the coding sequence ATGGTAATTAGTTCATCTAATAATTATTCCAAAATTAATCCTGATGCGTTAAAAATAAGTTCTGCTACCAAAATAAACTTAAAAAGATTTAAACAAAACGGGCAAATCCAAATCTATCAATCTTCTTATAGAGGAAGTTATTCCTCCATCATTAGAGACTGTCTCAGGAATGCTGCCCTTGGCAAGAAAGTACTCTTAGTACAATTTATGAAGGGAGGAGTTAAACAAGGGGTTGCTAATCAATTAAAACTTTGTGGCAATTTAACTTGGGTAAGATCATCCCATTCCTATGATCAATATCATTCTGAGGAAATCGAAAATAATAAAAATTTAGAAAAATCTATTCACGAATCTACCTATGAATTATGGAATTTATGCAAAAAAGAACTACTTTCTGGTGAAAATGATCAAATCATACTTGATGAAATTTTTCTTGCAATTGAGATGAAAATTATCGATAAAGATGACTTGATTTCAACACTTGAAAACCGAAACATAACAGGAGATGTAATTCTTACTGGTACAGATATTCCTAAAGAATTATTATTAATGGCCAACCAAATTACCCAACTTCGCTCATAA
- the pth gene encoding aminoacyl-tRNA hydrolase: MNEIYLIGLGNPGKQYSKSRHNIGFLLLENLSKKYNSNFILKNKLKSSCSEFKINDLTYRLFLPNTFMNNSGDAVKAIIDWYKINLDQIFIIVDDKDLPLGKIRFRKKGSSGGHNGLKSIIEKLQTNQFNRIRIGIGSPKSVKGKNNFNTISHVLGNISLEENSILDKVYKKVIESLEQLNCKKEEYIINELNSFDKDHI, encoded by the coding sequence ATGAATGAAATATATTTAATAGGTTTGGGGAATCCTGGGAAACAATACTCGAAAAGCAGACATAATATAGGTTTTTTGCTATTAGAAAACCTATCAAAAAAATATAATTCGAATTTTATACTAAAAAATAAATTGAAAAGTTCTTGCTCAGAATTTAAAATCAATGATTTGACTTATAGATTATTTTTACCAAATACGTTTATGAATAATAGTGGTGATGCGGTCAAAGCAATAATAGATTGGTACAAAATTAATTTAGATCAAATTTTTATAATAGTCGATGATAAAGATCTTCCTCTAGGGAAAATAAGATTTAGAAAAAAAGGAAGTTCAGGTGGACATAATGGTCTTAAAAGCATAATTGAAAAATTGCAGACTAATCAATTTAATAGAATCAGAATTGGTATTGGATCCCCTAAATCTGTAAAAGGAAAAAATAATTTCAATACTATTTCACATGTTTTGGGCAATATTTCTCTAGAAGAAAACTCAATATTGGATAAAGTTTACAAGAAAGTAATAGAATCACTCGAACAACTAAATTGTAAAAAAGAAGAATATATAATTAACGAATTAAATTCTTTTGATAAAGACCATATTTAA
- the thyX gene encoding FAD-dependent thymidylate synthase codes for MSKVELISLTPNAEKTMAYIARVSNPNNQKNEDYSKLLSYCIKNEHWSVFEQSFMTLQIETNRGIAAQILRHRSFTFQEFSQRYADSSQLGKIPLPELRRQDFKNRQNSIPDLPNELKKRFNEKIALHFKAASELYEELLAEGIAKECARFVLPLATPTRIYMSGSCRSWIHYIHLRSAHGTQEEHKSIAQDCKSIFKQSFPIVSKSLDW; via the coding sequence ATGAGTAAAGTTGAACTTATTTCGCTAACTCCTAATGCAGAAAAAACAATGGCTTACATCGCTAGAGTAAGCAATCCAAATAATCAGAAAAATGAGGATTACTCAAAACTATTGAGTTATTGCATTAAAAATGAACATTGGAGTGTATTTGAACAGTCTTTTATGACTTTACAAATAGAAACCAACAGAGGAATTGCGGCTCAAATCTTAAGACATAGATCATTCACTTTCCAAGAATTTTCACAGAGATATGCAGACAGCTCTCAATTGGGTAAAATTCCTTTGCCAGAGTTAAGAAGACAAGATTTTAAAAATAGGCAAAATTCTATTCCAGACCTGCCTAATGAGTTAAAAAAAAGATTCAATGAAAAAATTGCTTTACATTTTAAAGCTGCTTCAGAATTATATGAAGAATTACTTGCTGAAGGAATAGCTAAAGAATGTGCGAGATTTGTATTGCCATTAGCAACTCCAACGAGAATCTACATGTCAGGATCATGCAGGTCATGGATACATTACATTCATTTGCGTTCAGCTCATGGTACTCAAGAAGAACATAAGTCTATTGCCCAAGATTGCAAGTCTATTTTTAAACAAAGTTTTCCAATTGTGTCAAAATCTCTAGATTGGTAA
- a CDS encoding DUF3084 domain-containing protein: protein MAWILIVFLIFLGGLIAPFGDLLGTKIGKARFSILKLRPKKTATIVTIITGGFISAVSIGLLILVSEEFRQRLFVDIPFLQKTLDESKKALIPLKEERKRLEDKIIKKEKELNQLKSDVKEFRRGNVVIKRGQTLFIAKVTSNSNIKIDLGKIYNSADKYVHKIVKPTKKEIKNILLWRPSDISKIEEVTSKEGDWIILIKSATNILKGDDFVFVYPELLQNKFILRRGEVITSEILERKDFENKNINLEIKNLLSQTRDEIKLRGSIVNEIKTRGNFINKIRDSLKINQNNKYRLDVVSLQDSKTADPIIVDLNITKL from the coding sequence GTGGCTTGGATTTTAATTGTTTTTTTAATATTTCTCGGAGGACTAATTGCACCATTTGGGGATCTTCTTGGTACGAAGATTGGTAAAGCAAGATTTAGTATTTTAAAATTAAGACCAAAGAAAACAGCAACAATCGTAACGATAATAACTGGAGGTTTTATTAGTGCAGTTTCGATTGGATTATTGATCTTAGTAAGTGAAGAATTTAGGCAAAGACTTTTTGTAGATATTCCTTTTTTACAAAAAACTTTAGATGAGAGTAAAAAGGCGCTTATTCCTTTGAAGGAAGAAAGAAAGAGACTTGAAGATAAAATTATCAAAAAAGAAAAGGAATTAAATCAACTAAAAAGTGATGTCAAAGAATTTAGAAGAGGAAATGTAGTTATTAAAAGAGGTCAAACTTTATTTATTGCAAAAGTTACTTCTAATTCAAATATAAAAATAGATTTAGGAAAGATTTATAATAGTGCAGATAAATATGTTCATAAAATTGTAAAGCCTACTAAAAAAGAAATAAAAAATATTCTTTTATGGAGACCTAGTGATATTTCTAAAATTGAAGAAGTAACCTCAAAAGAGGGAGATTGGATCATATTGATTAAATCAGCAACTAATATTTTGAAAGGAGATGATTTTGTTTTTGTATATCCAGAGTTGCTCCAAAATAAATTCATCTTAAGAAGAGGAGAAGTTATTACAAGCGAAATTCTCGAAAGAAAAGATTTTGAGAATAAAAATATTAATTTAGAAATTAAAAATTTGTTGAGTCAAACAAGAGATGAAATTAAGTTACGAGGATCTATTGTTAACGAAATTAAGACAAGAGGGAACTTTATTAACAAAATAAGAGATTCATTAAAGATAAATCAAAACAATAAATATCGATTAGATGTTGTATCTTTACAAGATAGTAAAACTGCTGACCCAATAATTGTTGATTTGAATATCACTAAATTATAA
- the dcd gene encoding dCTP deaminase: protein MLKNDLWINQKASEGMINPFQSNLVRHLEPNKKQNPVLSYGCSSYGYDLRLSSKEFLIFRHIPGTVMNPKKFNPDNLEKTVLHHDDDGDFFILPAHSYGLGVALEKMKVPENITVICIGKSTYARLGIIVNTTPAEAGWEGHLTLEFSNSSGADCRIYAKEGICQLLFFEGDPCSTTYEDRKGKYQNQPEKVTLAKI, encoded by the coding sequence ATGCTTAAAAATGATCTTTGGATAAATCAAAAAGCCTCTGAAGGGATGATAAATCCCTTCCAATCAAATTTGGTCCGGCATCTTGAGCCTAATAAGAAACAAAATCCAGTTTTAAGTTACGGATGTTCCTCTTATGGCTATGATTTAAGACTTTCATCAAAAGAATTCTTAATTTTTAGGCATATACCTGGTACAGTTATGAATCCCAAAAAATTTAATCCTGATAATTTAGAAAAAACTGTTCTTCACCATGATGATGATGGAGATTTTTTTATTCTCCCTGCACACTCCTATGGTTTAGGAGTGGCTCTAGAAAAGATGAAGGTGCCAGAAAATATAACTGTAATTTGCATAGGTAAAAGTACTTATGCAAGACTTGGGATAATTGTCAATACAACGCCTGCAGAAGCGGGTTGGGAAGGCCACTTAACTTTGGAGTTTAGTAATAGTTCAGGTGCAGATTGCAGAATTTATGCCAAAGAAGGGATCTGCCAACTACTCTTTTTTGAAGGTGATCCTTGTTCTACAACATATGAAGATAGAAAAGGTAAATATCAAAATCAACCAGAGAAAGTAACCTTAGCAAAGATCTAA